In one Bactrocera tryoni isolate S06 chromosome 5, CSIRO_BtryS06_freeze2, whole genome shotgun sequence genomic region, the following are encoded:
- the LOC120778821 gene encoding somatostatin receptor type 5-like encodes MWWQRPTTTTATNRMTLIIFSSAFLLFNCMEIAGGAPVRMTAEGGETIERDKAEALTTIWPASSTVTRVMSTAEKDNISTVTPSQQSSAQQMSTDRRTVTPRNIRNTTHTSAAYNATHVHAALTGQHTPRRLTFYEHCLGNRNSFPDLTTFILYSLVCVVGIFGNTLVIYVVLRFSKMQTVTNIYLLNLAIADECFLIGIPFLLYTMRICGWRFGEYMCKAYMVSTSITQFTSSIFLLIMSADRYLAVCHPITSTKYRTQRIAKIVSAIAWLTSAALMLPVILYASTVSQDDGVNLTCNIKWPETYKRHSATTFTLYIFFLGFGTPLSFILCFYCLVIRKLHAVGSKHKSKEKKRSHRKVTRLVLTVITVYVCCWLPYWISQLALINSNPMESPLSRLEILIFLLLCCLVYSNSAVNPILYAFLSDNFRKSFYKAFTCMTKHEVNAQLQAEPSLLAKQSNSKHRQKRLLSTNENEPHFIATTSANNSSSVTTSSTTIAPAGEKAPAMLLATATASTDVTAGSATMTLQPNGRTTVRAATLEGEEMILVLDHERPMCALMERDDVISKVLQTDL; translated from the coding sequence ATGTGGTGGCAACGGCCAACAACGACGACGGCGACGAATCGCATGACATTGATCATCTTCAGCAGCGCATTTTTGTTATTCAATTGCATGGAAATAGCAGGTGGGGCACCGGTGCGCATGACAGCTGAGGGCGGTGAAACGATTGAGCGCGACAAAGCAGAAGCGTTGACGACAATTTGGCCTGCCAGCAGTACAGTGACGCGCGTGATGAGTACTGCGGAAAAAGACAACATAAGTACTGTAACGCCGAGTCAGCAGTCGAGCGCGCAGCAAATGTCAACCGATAGGCGCACTGTAACGCCACGAAATATACGTAATACCACGCACACGTCAGCGGCATACAATGCAACCCACGTGCATGCAGCACTGACCGGTCAGCATACGCCACGCAGACTCACTTTTTATGAACACTGTTTGGGGAATCGCAATTCATTCCCCGATCTGACCACATTCATACTCTATTCGCTCGTTTGCGTTGTCGGCATCTTTGGTAATACGCTCGTCATTTACGTCGTGTTGCGTTTTTCAAAGATGCAGACTGTGAcgaatatttatttactcaATTTGGCGATCGCCGACGAATGCTTTCTGATCGGCATACCATTTTTATTGTATACCATGCGTATTTGTGGTTGGCGCTTCGGCGAATACATGTGTAAAGCTTATATGGTTAGCACTTCGATTACGCAATTCACCTCATCTATTTTTCTATTGATCATGTCTGCTGATCGCTACCTTGCAGTTTGTCATCCGATCACCTCGACGAAATACCGCACGCAACGCATCGCTAAGATTGTATCGGCTATAGCATGGCTCACTTCGGCTGCGCTTATGCTGCCGGTCATACTGTATGCGAGCACTGTTAGCCAAGATGATGGCGTGAATCTCACTTGTAATATAAAATGGCCTGAAACGTATAAAAGGCATTCGGCGACTACGTTCACGCTGTACATATTCTTTCTCGGCTTCGGCACGCCACTCAGCTTCATCTTATGTTTCTACTGTTTGGTCATACGTAAGCTGCATGCAGTTGGCTCAAAGCACAAGTCGAAAGAGAAGAAACGTTCGCACCGCAAAGTGACGCGCCTTGTGCTCACCGTCATCACTGTTTACGTATGCtgttggctgccatattggatATCACAGCTGGCGCTTATCAACTCTAATCCCATGGAAAGTCCACTCTCACGACTTGAAATACTCATTTTCCTACTGCTCTGCTGTCTGGTTTACTCCAACTCTGCTGTAAATCCGATACTCTATGCTTTTCTTAGTGACAACTTTCGCAAGAGCTTTTATAAAGCTTTCACTTGTATGACTAAGCATGAAGTGAACGCTCAACTGCAGGCAGAGCCAAGTTTGTTGGCGAAACAAAGCAACAGCAAACATCGGCAGAAGCGTCTGCTCAGCACTAACGAAAATGAGCCACAttttatagcaacaacaagcgcaaaTAACAGTTCCTCGGTTACAACTTCTTCAACAACCATAGCGCCAGCGGGTGAGAAGGCGCCAGCCATGCTACTGGCAACTGCAACTGCGTCGACAGATGTCACCGCTGGCAGCGCTACTATGACGCTGCAACCAAATGGACGCACAACGGTGCGCGCGGCGACACTTGAGGGTGAAGAGATGATACTAGTGCTTGATCATGAGCGTCCGATGTGCGCGCTGATGGAGCGCGATGATGTGATCAGCAAGGTGCTGCAAACGGATTTGTAG